From a single Bemisia tabaci chromosome 10, PGI_BMITA_v3 genomic region:
- the LOC109035884 gene encoding uncharacterized protein, translated as MKFAEALAMALWLSLFAQIRCDYFIEIAKQDSEKVKHELGSDSESEIAGGPYVCKTVTYTGKPNVKYVEECKSIRKEATTYVEEKKKRHSRTGKAVRKVQLLSHVFRQDAMRQYLHANFIMIGEAQLRDHQWLKLDGISVKKAPSVILVGYHQSTLDSPRFLPKDTCDTTADLANSPVFEGYLPEDEERRDDHIRALTGLFCCSDVPSCYPNYEHVLKKGYLSALWYIMNTALTNAREFVVDTQVEAGAINQGTLERYKSFSYDAEKATEVKGGGAKDGKKLSKSESTGTAKRGWYAVTKSFRKSLKRRWGGSSKGSPVGSPTSSPLRSGYVSPARSGSASPTLSRAQSESFGDVDIGSDLGPEARTKEEEALMAKKQRKAQLETVIKILLNTMIDPCILLSSKFPAAETELKSHCQLYCEFLRTAAILFKATKTSCGELRSNFGRCSQSNKACLCSIKSPKTLADTLKGSNKKVDFVWKEVKMSFCDNALRNNLTPISQCV; from the exons ATGAAGTTCGCTGAAGCACTGGCGATGGCTCTGTGGCTAAGCCTCTTTGCACAAATTCGCTGTGATTATTTCATAGAAATTGCGAAGCAGGACTCGGAGAAGGTCAAACATGAACTTGGGAGCGATTCAGAATCGGAGATAGCGGGAGGGCCGTATGTTTGTAAAACTGTGACCTACACGGGCAAGCCGAACGTCAAG TATGTAGAGGAATGCAAGAGCATTAGAAAGGAGGCGACAACATatgtggaagaaaaaaaaaagagacattCTCGCACAGGTAAGGCGGTAAGGAAGGTACAATTACTGTCGCACGTGTTCAGACAGGATGCCATGAGGCAATATCTGCATGCAAACTTCATCATGATAGGAGAAGCTCAATTGAGAGACCATCAGTGGCTTAAGTTGGACGGCATAAGTGTGAAAAAAGCTCCTTCGGTGATTCTAGTGGGCTACCATCAGAGTACTCTCGATTCCCCGCGGTTCCTCCCTAAAGATACCTGCGACACTACCGCCGACCTTGCCAACTCCCCTGTGTTTGAGGGGTACCTCCCTGAAGATGAAGAAAGAAGAGACGATCACATTAGGGCACTCACGGGATTATTCTGCTGCTCGGACGTGCCTTCATGCTACCCAAACTACGAGCATGTTCTAAAGAAGGGGTATCTCTCCGCTCTCTGGTACATCATGAATACTGCCTTGACGAATGCAAGGGAATTTGTCGTGGACACACAGGTAGAAGCAGGCGCAATCAACCAGGGAACTCTGGAAAGATACAAATCATTCTCCTATGATGCGGAGAAAGCCACGGAAGTGAAAGGAGGAGGAGCAAAAGACGGGAAGAAGCTGAGCAAGTCGGAATCAACGGGCACC GCGAAGCGAGGGTGGTATGCTGTAACGAAGTCTTTCAGAAAAAGTCTCAAACGGCGATGGGGTGGATCGTCCAAAGGATCACCCGTCGGATCACCAACTTCATCCCCATTGCGGTCGGGATACGTCTCCCCGGCGCGCTCGGGCTCGGCGTCGCCAACTCTGTCACGCGCGCAGTCCGAGTCATTCGGCGATGTAGACATCGGGTCGGATCTGGGTCCCGAGGCACGGACCAAAGAGGAGGAGGCACTCATGGCCAAAAAGCAACGGAAGGCACAGCTCGAGACCGTCATCAAGATCCTGTTGAACACCATGATCGACCCTTGCATCCTCCTGAGTAGTAAGTTTCCCGCCGCCGAGACCGAACTCAAATCTCACTGCCAGTTATACTGCGAATTCTTGAGAACGGCAGCCATCCTGTTCAAGGCGACGAAAACCAGTTGCGGAGAGCTCAGGAGTAATTTCGGCAGATGTTCTCAATCTAACAAGGCATGCTTGTGCTCGATCAAGTCTCCGAAGACTCTCGCAGACACATTGAAGGGCTCGAATAAGAAAGTGGACTTTGTGTGGAAAGAGGTCAAGATGTCGTTTTGCGACAACGCTCTCAGGAACAACCTGACCCCAATCTCACAGTGCGTGTAG